In Leguminivora glycinivorella isolate SPB_JAAS2020 chromosome 11, LegGlyc_1.1, whole genome shotgun sequence, a single window of DNA contains:
- the LOC125231188 gene encoding potential protein lysine methyltransferase SET5-like — MNTRIEVRQCEKLGRYAVAAIDLRAGDTVLSEEPFLLAPHSDSPLVCFACHLPLVSRFVPCKGCGVAPVCPECPEHLAKFHSNLECDLFKSQRESRGLNAMGVIPHVGALAVLRALLHRRDNPQAWKEFARLESHMDQRRGTDVFNYNQHTVKFIESLGLLAADDDPELTQKVCAAIDINSFDVRGPPAPLGSEPLRGVYLKTALLAHDCVGNTHMSINDNNLLVCHASVDIKKGEPIFYNYTDPMKGTALRQEHLLNGKYFKCSCPRCGDATELGTFMSSAICPECRGYVSSTGETWSCNQCEKTFEAAAMKHKVQCCSDKLDVINKKDEKDLEEYIKNVSLVLAPNHYLLLDAKQRLAGVLRDVITREPRPTKRLLRRQLQLCKEILAVLEVLSPGICRAKAIALYEIHAAMVQLAKKEFDSREITGSAYLDELVNAEKHLKRSLQMLFIEPGNSPEGELCAKALEEYRALKTTMGTVLDGIHADGKTYVAAAQNGQATQPCPTVQ, encoded by the exons ATGAATACGCGGATCGAGGTGCGCCAATGTGAGAAACTTGGCAG GTACGCAGTGGCGGCGATAGACCTGCGCGCCGGCGACACCGTGTTGTCTGAAGAGCCGTTCCTCCTGGCGCCTCACAGCGACTCTCCGCTTGTCTGCTTCGCCTGCCATTTGCCTCTGGTCAGCCGCTTTGTGCCCTGCAAGGGCTGCGGCGTGGCGCCAGTGTGCCCGGAGTGCCCTGAACATCTCGCTA AATTCCACAGCAACCTGGAATGCGACCTGTTCAAATCGCAGCGCGAGTCTCGCGGCCTCAACGCGATGGGGGTCATCCCTCACGTGGGAGCGCTGGCGGTGCTCAGGGCATTACTTCATAGGCGCGACAACCCCCAGGCCTGGAAGGAGTTTGCGAGGCTGGAGTCACACATGGACCAGCGACGCGGGACTGATGTGTTTAACTACAATCAGCATACTGTCAAG TTCATCGAATCCCTGGGCTTACTAGCAGCCGACGACGACCCCGAGCTCACGCAGAAGGTCTGCGCCGCCATCGACATCAACAGTTTCGACGTGCGCGGCCCGCCGGCGCCGCTCGGCTCCGAGCCTTTACGAGGAGTCTATCTCAAGACGGCTCTATTAGCGCATGACTGTGTGGGCAACACGCACATGTCTATCAATGATAACAACCTGCTGGTGTGCCATGCGAGCGTCGATATTAAGAAGGGGGAGCCGATATTTTACAACTACACTGATCCTATGAAG GGCACAGCGTTGCGCCAAGAGCACCTACTAAACGGGAAGTACTTCAAATGCTCCTGCCCGCGCTGCGGTGACGCGACCGAACTCGGCACCTTCATGAGCTCAGCCATTTGCCCTGAGTGTCGTGGATATGTGTCTAGTACTGGGGAGACTTGGAGTTGTAACCAGTGTGAGAAGACGTTTGAGGCTGCGGCTATGAAGCATAAGGTTCAATGTTGCTCGGACAAACTAGATGTTATTA ACAAAAAAGACGAGAAAGACCTCGAAGAATACATTAAGAACGTGTCCTTAGTCCTAGCCCCGAACCATTACCTCCTTCTGGACGCGAAGCAGCGGCTGGCCGGCGTGCTGCGTGACGTCATCACACGGGAGCCGAGGCCGACCAAACGGTTGCTGAGGCGGCAGCTACAGCTGTGCAAGGAGATACTGGCTGTGCTGGAGGTGCTTAGCCCAGGAATCTGCAGAGCTAAAG CCATTGCACTGTACGAGATACACGCCGCGATGGTGCAGCTGGCGAAGAAGGAATTTGACTCTCGAGAAATAACAGGATCCGCATATTTG GACGAACTAGTCAACGCAGAAAAACACCTAAAGAGATCTCTACAGATGCTGTTCATAGAGCCTGGGAACTCCCCCGAAGGCGAGCTGTGCGCGAAGGCGTTAGAAGAGTACAGGGCGCTCAAGACTACCATGGGCACGGTGTTGGACGGCATCCATGCTGACGGCAAGACCTACGTCGCTGCGGCGCAGAACGGGCAAGCGACGCAGCCATGCCCGACTGTTCAGTAG